One Pseudodesulfovibrio cashew DNA window includes the following coding sequences:
- a CDS encoding TraR/DksA family transcriptional regulator translates to MNDRDKAAFKRFAQDEIEELKAEIPRLEELVKPVAPDNAIGRISRMDNIVNQSVAEAQLSKARVRLVRLTEALKRVDEDEDFGLCEDCGDPIPMARLKAMPETVLCVHCAE, encoded by the coding sequence ATGAACGATCGGGACAAGGCGGCTTTCAAACGCTTCGCCCAGGATGAGATAGAGGAGTTGAAGGCCGAAATTCCCCGGCTGGAGGAATTGGTCAAGCCCGTGGCCCCGGACAACGCCATCGGGCGCATCTCGCGCATGGATAACATCGTGAACCAGTCCGTGGCCGAGGCGCAGCTCTCCAAGGCCAGGGTCCGGCTCGTCCGCCTGACCGAGGCCCTCAAGCGGGTGGACGAGGACGAGGACTTCGGCCTGTGCGAGGATTGCGGCGACCCCATCCCCATGGCCCGGCTCAAGGCCATGCCCGAGACCGTACTCTGCGTGCATTGCGCGGAGTAG
- a CDS encoding pyridoxal phosphate-dependent aminotransferase — protein MSLKVSKRRPLVAQSEIRNMSIECARVGGINLAQGVCDLPVPAPVIRGAEEAMERGSNIYTRFDGRVELRDAIAAKQKRYAGMDVNPEGQVVVSAGATGAFYAACLALLDEGDEVIVFEPYYGYHIVTMASLGIKPVYVTLAPPHWNFTAEDLESKVTARTRAIILNTPSNPAGKVFTRSELQCIADFAEAHDLFVFTDEIYEHFVFDGREHISPATLPGMARRTITISGFSKVFAVTGWRLGYAICDPEWALAIGHFNDLVYVCAPAPLQLGAACGLRELGPDYYQSVSDDHQLKRDLFCSTLKDIGLTPHVPEGAYYTLADVTSLPGGNAKARALFLLERTGVACVPGSAFYEGEVGEGLVRFCFAKEMPVLEDAMARLRRLGE, from the coding sequence ATGTCATTGAAAGTGAGCAAACGCCGTCCCCTGGTCGCCCAGTCAGAAATCCGCAACATGTCCATTGAATGCGCCCGCGTGGGTGGCATCAACCTGGCGCAGGGGGTCTGCGACCTGCCCGTGCCCGCCCCGGTCATCCGGGGAGCCGAGGAGGCCATGGAGCGGGGCAGCAACATCTACACCCGCTTCGACGGGCGCGTGGAGCTTCGCGATGCCATCGCCGCCAAGCAGAAGCGGTATGCGGGCATGGATGTGAACCCCGAAGGGCAGGTGGTGGTCTCCGCAGGAGCCACGGGCGCGTTCTACGCCGCCTGCCTGGCCCTGCTGGACGAGGGCGACGAGGTTATCGTCTTCGAGCCGTATTACGGCTACCACATCGTGACCATGGCCTCCCTCGGGATCAAGCCGGTTTACGTCACCCTGGCTCCGCCCCACTGGAATTTCACCGCTGAAGACCTGGAGTCCAAGGTCACGGCCCGGACCCGGGCCATCATTCTGAACACGCCCTCCAACCCGGCGGGCAAGGTCTTCACCCGAAGCGAGCTGCAATGCATCGCAGACTTTGCCGAAGCCCACGACCTTTTCGTCTTCACAGACGAGATCTACGAGCACTTCGTCTTTGACGGGCGTGAGCACATTTCCCCGGCCACCCTGCCCGGCATGGCCCGGCGGACCATCACCATCTCCGGCTTTTCCAAGGTCTTCGCCGTCACGGGCTGGCGGCTGGGCTACGCCATCTGCGACCCGGAATGGGCGCTGGCCATCGGCCATTTCAACGACCTGGTATACGTCTGCGCTCCGGCGCCGCTCCAGCTCGGCGCGGCCTGCGGACTCAGGGAGCTTGGACCGGACTATTATCAATCCGTGTCGGACGATCACCAGCTCAAGCGCGACCTCTTCTGCTCCACCCTGAAGGACATCGGGCTCACGCCCCATGTGCCCGAGGGAGCCTACTACACCCTGGCCGACGTCACCTCGCTGCCGGGCGGCAACGCCAAGGCGCGCGCCCTGTTCCTGCTGGAGCGGACCGGCGTGGCCTGTGTTCCCGGTTCGGCCTTCTACGAGGGCGAGGTCGGCGAGGGGCTGGTTCGGTTCTGCTTCGCCAAGGAGATGCCGGTGCTGGAGGATGCCATGGCCCGGCTGAGGAGGCTGGGCGAATGA
- a CDS encoding SDR family NAD(P)-dependent oxidoreductase, translating into MTLLENKTLVLTGASRGIGRALALELAREGVGLVLGARDEYRLKETADACRKLGGKAMCISGDVSSSNVAQELVQVAIELGNFAGFIHAAGVLAPGPAVWELNKTRFREVMDASVTGAHQLIRHAVPHMLMNGGGLALFFGSGAADRAQPGIGAYCAAKAAEEHLARQLAAEAQILTTIIWRPGIVETRMQGQARTAEGESAEQIKAVFTPWKEAGLLLTPEESARGLVEFLKDEPEKYSGKVVDIREI; encoded by the coding sequence ATGACTTTGCTTGAGAATAAAACCCTGGTGCTCACGGGAGCGTCCAGGGGAATAGGCAGGGCTCTGGCCCTGGAACTGGCCCGCGAGGGCGTCGGCCTGGTCCTGGGAGCCCGGGACGAATACCGTTTGAAGGAAACCGCGGACGCCTGCCGAAAGCTGGGCGGGAAGGCCATGTGCATATCCGGAGACGTGTCCTCGTCCAACGTGGCCCAGGAGCTGGTCCAGGTGGCCATCGAGCTGGGCAATTTCGCCGGATTCATCCACGCGGCGGGAGTGCTCGCCCCCGGCCCGGCGGTGTGGGAGTTGAACAAGACCCGATTCCGGGAGGTCATGGACGCCTCGGTCACGGGAGCGCACCAACTCATCCGGCACGCCGTCCCCCATATGCTCATGAACGGCGGCGGGCTGGCCCTGTTCTTCGGCTCCGGCGCGGCGGACCGCGCCCAGCCCGGCATCGGGGCCTACTGTGCGGCCAAGGCGGCCGAGGAACACCTGGCGCGCCAACTGGCCGCGGAAGCCCAGATTCTGACCACCATCATCTGGCGGCCCGGCATCGTGGAGACGCGCATGCAGGGCCAGGCCAGAACCGCCGAAGGGGAGAGCGCGGAGCAGATCAAGGCCGTGTTCACCCCGTGGAAGGAGGCCGGTCTACTCCTGACCCCGGAGGAATCCGCCCGGGGGCTGGTGGAGTTCCTGAAAGACGAGCCCGAAAAGTACAGCGGCAAGGTCGTCGACATTCGAGAAATCTGA
- a CDS encoding phosphotransferase enzyme family protein — protein sequence MIERLTLWGLAPASPRTDIPLPGSPERSASRLAVEDEAGTVWVLERLRPEQADRRERIGCALLRLAEAGLPVAPYRPGPQGRFVLEAEGACWQLSPFVEGDPLPRPSFIEDPARGTALGRFLADLASAGETVREPCPTFTLEEYVNELLAKTAARRPDVHRVLLPVLPVLAPLFEAWHGLPHTLCQGDFHPLNVIWRGTEIGAVIDWEFMGVRPALYDAANCLGCVGIEDPRALVRGLAPALLAELRDREALPPEGYRLLPELVLGLRFAWLSEWLRRSDEEMIEMELSFMRLLANSLDTLTPAWNRLLEH from the coding sequence ATGATCGAACGGCTGACCCTGTGGGGGCTGGCTCCGGCCAGCCCCCGCACCGACATCCCCCTGCCCGGCAGCCCGGAGCGGAGCGCCTCTCGCCTGGCCGTGGAGGACGAGGCCGGGACGGTCTGGGTCCTGGAACGGCTGCGACCTGAGCAGGCGGACCGGCGGGAGCGCATCGGGTGCGCCCTTCTCCGGCTGGCCGAAGCTGGCCTGCCCGTGGCCCCCTACAGGCCCGGCCCGCAAGGACGGTTCGTCCTGGAAGCCGAAGGGGCGTGCTGGCAACTTTCACCGTTCGTCGAGGGCGATCCCCTGCCCCGTCCAAGCTTCATAGAAGACCCCGCGCGAGGCACCGCACTCGGGCGCTTCCTGGCAGACCTGGCCAGTGCCGGAGAAACGGTGCGTGAACCATGCCCGACGTTCACGCTGGAAGAATACGTCAACGAACTCTTGGCCAAGACGGCCGCACGACGCCCGGACGTCCACCGGGTCCTCCTTCCGGTCCTGCCGGTCCTGGCCCCGCTGTTCGAGGCGTGGCACGGCCTCCCGCACACCCTCTGCCAGGGGGACTTCCACCCCCTCAACGTCATCTGGCGCGGCACGGAAATCGGCGCGGTCATCGACTGGGAGTTCATGGGCGTGCGTCCGGCCCTGTATGACGCGGCCAACTGCCTGGGCTGCGTGGGCATCGAAGACCCGCGCGCCCTAGTGCGCGGCCTGGCTCCGGCCCTGCTCGCCGAGCTTAGGGACAGGGAAGCCCTGCCCCCCGAGGGATACCGGCTCCTGCCCGAGCTGGTGCTCGGCCTGCGCTTCGCCTGGCTCTCGGAATGGCTGCGTCGCAGCGACGAGGAGATGATCGAGATGGAACTGAGCTTCATGCGGCTGTTGGCCAACAGCCTGGACACCCTTACCCCTGCCTGGAACCGGCTTCTGGAGCACTGA